One region of Camelina sativa cultivar DH55 chromosome 6, Cs, whole genome shotgun sequence genomic DNA includes:
- the LOC104699140 gene encoding probable LRR receptor-like serine/threonine-protein kinase At1g07650, which translates to RELEGNQFSGPIPPEIGKLVNLEELLLSSNSFSGPLPEQLGLLKNLFSLRISDNDFTGRIPEFIGNWTMLYHLEMFGSGLDGPLPSSTSALTSLFKLYTPIFLFSSNLVTLETMLLHFAVRIYNMTARLAI; encoded by the exons aggGAACTCGAAGGAAACCAATTTTCAGGACCAATCCCTCCTGAGATTGGAAAGTTGGTTAATCTGGAAGAATT ATTGCTGTCTTCAAATTCTTTCAGTGGTCCTTTACCTGAACAGCTTGGGCTCCTTAAAAACCTGTTTTCCTT GAGGATAAGTGATAATGACTTTACTGGGCGAATACCAGAATTCATTGGAAACTGGACAATGTTATATCATCT gGAGATGTTTGGTAGCGGTTTGGATGGTCCATTACCTTCCAGTACTTCAGCCCTGACTAGCTTGTTCAAACTGTACACACCAATATTTTTATTCTCTTCAAATCTGGTTACTCTTGAAACAATGTTGCTTCATTTTGCTGTACGTATATATAATATGACAGCCAGATTAGCGATCTAG
- the LOC104791822 gene encoding RNA-binding protein 34-like, with translation MVLSNKKLKQRIRQDLVQSLSASVDESQSLKVLLDSASHKPRLSKREKRRNSETCGAREDDGGVRESDVDNGGSSEKTDTKIIIKKRKRDDTVEGELEGDEGTKEGDNPQKQKQKQKKKKKKKRKVNKAPKKAEEEDKVKVEEIQVNNTDNKEEEEDGGVVPNKLYVGGIPYQSTEDEIRSYFRSSGVITKVDCKMRPEDGAFSGIAFITFETEDGAKRALAFDRAAMGDRFLTIQQYVKTTTPSIPRRKTSSGFAPEMVDGYNRVYIGNLSWDTTERDIRKLFSDCVITSVRLGKNKETGDFKGYAHVDFKDSVSVAVALKLDQQVISGRPVKICCALKERPAAVEETYATPDDDPVPANEVNNGNYFATTVSSGKVKRRVCYECGEKGHLSTACPKKLQNGDDDQANSKLGREETTVDSYALQKSSGDSYYYMNETYAATNEADNGSLATAVSVVGKVKRRNCYECGEKGHLSTACPKKLQNTNSKLDHQAGPIQVTSNGGTFMDETYATDPISVAAATNEADDVNLTSPVSTGKKVKRRNCYECGEKGHLSSSCPKKLQKQV, from the exons ATGGTGTTGTCGAACAAGAAGCTGAAGCAGAGGATTCGACAAGACTTGGTTCAATCACTATCTGCCTCCGTGGACGAGTCTCAGTCTCTGAAAGTGCTTCTTGATTCAGCTAGCCACAAACCCAGATtgtcaaagagagagaaacgaaGAAATAGCGAAACTTGCGGCGCTAGAGAAGACGACGGAGGAGTCAGAGAGAGTGACGTTGACAATGGTGGGTCAAGCGAGAAAACTGATACGAAGATTAttataaagaagagaaagagagacgatACTGTGGAAGGCGAATTAGAAGGAGATGAAGGAACTAAGGAAGGGGATAACCcccagaagcagaagcagaagcagaaaaagaaaaagaagaagaagagaaaggtaaACAAAGCACCAAAGAAggctgaggaagaagacaaggttAAGGTAGAAGAGATTCAAGTTAATAATACTGACAA caaagaagaagaagaagatgggggTGTTGTTCCTAACAAGTTATATGTTGGGGGTATTCCTTATCAGAGTACTGAAGATGAGATTCGTAGCTACTTCAGAAGCTCTGGAGTCATCACTAAAGTTGACTGCAAGATGCGTCCTGAGGATGGTGCATTCAGTGGTATTGCCTTCATCACTTttgaa ACTGAAGATGGCGCAAAACGTGCTTTGGCTTTTGATAGAGCTGCAAT GGGTGATCGGTTTTTGACAATCCAGCAATACGTGAAAACAACCACCCCTTCCATTCCCAGAAGGAAAACATCGTCTGGCTTCGCTCCAGAAATGGTGGATGGCTATAACAGGGTTTACATTGGGAATTTATCCTGGGACACAACAGAGCGTGACATACGGAAACTCTTCTCTGACTGCGTAATAACCTCAGTGCGGCTGGGCAAAAACAAAGAGACTGGGGACTTTAAAGGGTACGCGCATGTGGATTTCAAGGATAGCGTGTCTGTGGCGGTTGCGCTAAAGCTTGATCAGCAGGTTATTTCCGGAAGACCTGTCAAGATATGCTGTGCCCTTAAAGAGAGACCAGCAGCAGTGGAAGAGACTTATGCTACTCCTGATGATGATCCAGTACCGGCTAACGAAGTTAATAACGGAAACTACTTTGCAACCACGGTTAGTAGCGGTAAAGTCAAAAGGAGGGTCTGTTATGAGTGTGGAGAAAAAGGTCATCTTTCTACAGCATGTCCCAAAAAGCTACaaaatggtgatgatgatcaggCAAACTCAAAGCTGGGTCGTGAGGAGACGACTGTCGATAGCTATGCTCTTCAAAAGAGTAGTGGTGATTCTTACTACTACATGAATGAGACTTATGCTGCTACGAATGAAGCTGATAACGGAAGCTTAGCAACCGCGGTTAGCGTTGTTGGTAAggtgaaaagaagaaactgtTACGAGTGTGGAGAAAAGGGTCATCTTTCTACTGCTTGTCCAAAGAAGCTtcaaaacacaaactcaaagctTGATCACCAGGCAGGACCGATTCAGGTAACAAGCAATGGTGGTACTTTCATGGACGAGACATATGCTACAGATCCGATATCCGTTGCTGCTGCGACAAATGAAGCTGATGATGTAAACTTAACGTCCCCGGTTAGCACTGGTAAGAAGGTCAAAAGGAGAAACTGTTACGAGTGTGGAGAAAAAGGTCACCTGTCTTCTTCTTGTCCTAAGAAGCTGCAAAAACAAGTTTGA
- the LOC104791823 gene encoding putative nuclease HARBI1: MGPIKTIKKKKRAEKKVDRNVLLAAAAAASASSALNNDDDSPSSHSSLDWWDGFSRRLSGSSDPKTFESVFKISKKTFDYICSLVKDDFTAKPANFSDSNGKPLSLNDRVAVALRRLGSGESLSVIGETFGMNQSTVSQITWRFVESMEERALHHLSWPSKLDDVKSKFEKISGLPNCCGAIDITHIVMNLPAVEPSNKVWLDGEKNFSMILQAVVDPDMRFLDVIAGWPGSLSDDVVLKNSGFYKLVEKGKRLNGEKFLLSERAELREYIVGDSGFPLLPWLLTPYQGKPLSLPQTEFNKRHSETRKAAEMALSKLKDRWRIIHGVMWMPDRNRLPRIIFVCCLLHNILIDMGDQTLDNQTLSHQHDIHYRQRSCKLADEASSVLRDELSDQMWGKNSSV, encoded by the exons ATGGGACCTATAAAAacgataaagaagaagaagagagcggAGAAGAAGGTTGATCGGAACGTTTTGctagctgctgctgctgccgcCTCCGCATCTTCTGCTCTTAATAACGACGACGACTCACCATCTTCTCATTCCTCCTTGGATTGGTGGGATGGCTTCTCTCGCCGTCTTTCTG GTTCATCGGATCCAAAGACATTTGAGTCAGTTTTCAAGATATCAAAGAAGACATTTGACTACATTTGCTCTCTTGTCAAAGACGATTTCACAGCAAAGCCTGCAAATTTCAGTGACTCTAATGGCAAACCTTTATCTCTCAATGACCGCGTAGCTGTGGCGCTTAGGAGGCTTGGCTCTGGTGAATCTCTCTCAGTCATTGGGGAGACCTTTGGGATGAACCAGTCAACAGTCTCCCAAATCACTTGGCGCTTTGTAGAATCAATGGAAGAGAGAGCATTGCACCATCTCTCATGGCCCTCGAAACTCGATGATGTCAAATCAAAGTTTGAGAAAATCTCAGGTCTTCCTAATTGCTGTGGCGCTATCGACATTACACATATTGTCATGAACCTTCCTGCTGTGGAACCCTCAAACAAAGTTTGGCTGGACGGAGAAAAGAACTTCAGCATGATATTGCAGGCCGTAGTGGACCCGGACATGAGATTTCTCGATGTAATCGCTGGTTGGCCTGGAAGTTTAAGCGATGATGTTGTCCTCAAGAACTCGGGATTCTACAAACTAGTTGAGAAAGGGAAGAGACTGAACGGGGAAAAGTTTCTGCTCTCAGAAAGAGCCGAGCTGAGAGAATACATAGTAGGGGATTCTggttttcctcttcttccatgGCTTCTCACTCCATACCAAGGCAAACCCTTGTCGCTTCCTCAAACCGAGTTCAACAAAAGACACTCGGAGACAAGAAAAGCCGCGGAGATGGCATTGTCGAAGCTTAAAGACAGGTGGAGGATAATACACGGGGTAATGTGGATGCCTGATAGAAACCGGTTACCACGGATAATCTTTGTCTGTTGCTTGCTGCACAACATTCTTATCGATATGGGTGACCAAACTTTGGATAATCAAACTTTATCTCACCAACATGACATACACTACAGGCAACGAAGCTGCAAGCTTGCGGATGAGGCTTCATCGGTCTTGAGAGATGAACTTTCTGATCAAATGTGGGGGAAAAATTCTTCAGTTTGA
- the LOC104791824 gene encoding very-long-chain enoyl-CoA reductase-like, translating into MKVTVVSRSGREVLKAPLDLPDSATVADLQEAFYKRAKKFYPSRQRLTLPVAPGSKEKPVVLNSKKSLKEYCDGNNNSLTVVFKDLGAQVSYRTLFFFEYLGPLLIYPVFYYLPVYKFLGYGEDRVIHPVQTYAMYYWCFHYFKRILETFFVHRFSHATSPIANVFRNCAYYWSFGAYIAYYVNHPLYTPVSDLQMKIGFGFGLVCQVANFYCHILLKNLRDPSGSGGYQIPRGFLFNIVTCANYTTEIYQWLGFNIATQTVAGYVFLAVAALIMTNWALGKHSRLRKIFDGKDGKPKYPRRWVILPPFL; encoded by the exons ATGAAGGTCACCGTTGTCTCTCGCAGCGGCAGAGAAGTTCTCAAGGCTCCCCTCGACCTCCCCGATTCG GCCACTGTTGCTGATCTGCAAGAAGCGTTTTATAAGAGAg CTAAGAAGTTTTACCCGTCGAGGCAAAGACTGACTCTTCCTGTAGCTCCTGGATCAAAGGAGAAACCTGTTGTACTCAATAGCAAGAAATCACTCAAGGAGTACTGTGATGGAAACAACAACTCCTTAACCGTAGTCTTCAAAGACTTGGGGGCACAAGTTTCCTACCGcacgctcttcttcttcgagtatCTTGGCCCTCTCCTTATCTACCCTGTCTTTTACTACTTACCTGTTTACAAGTTCCTTGGATATGGAGAGGACCGTGTGATCCATCCTGTCCAGACGTACGCTATGTACTACTGGTGCTTTCACTACTTCAAACGGATCTTAGAAACGTTTTTCGTTCATCGGTTCAGCCATGCAACCTCCCCAATCGCGAATGTGTTCAGGAACTGTGCTTATTACTGGAGCTTTGGTGCTTACATTGCGTATTACGTCAACCATCCCTTGTACACACCAGTCAGTGACCTTCAGATGAAGATTGGtttcggttttggtttggtcTGCCAAGTCGCAAACTTCTACTGTCACATTTTGCTGAAGAATCTTAGGGACCCCAGTGGGTCTGGAGGCTACCAGATTCCACGCGGTTTCCTCTTCAACATTGTCACATGTGCCAATTACACAACCGAGATTTACCAATGGCTAGGATTCAACATCGCTACACAGACTGTTGCTGGATACGTTTTCCTCGCTGTTGCTGCTCTCATCATGACCAATTGGGCTCTTGGAAAGCACAGCCGTCTGAGAAAG ATATTTGATGGAAAAGATGGAAAACCAAAGTATCCAAGACGATGGGTGATACTTCCACCATTCCTTTAG
- the LOC104791825 gene encoding dof zinc finger protein DOF3.6-like: MVFSSLPVNQFDSHNWQQQGSQQQLDCVTTDQNPSSYLRQLSSPPASQAGSSQTRVNSMVERARIAKVPLPEAALNCPRCDSTNTKFCYFNNYSLTQPRHFCKTCRRYWTRGGALRNVPVGGGFRRNKRSKSNGGRSKSTVLVSADNNTTTSSLTSHPSYSNPSKFLSYGQSPGFTSNLPILPPLQSLGSDYNSSNNGLDFGGIQISNVISGMSSSGRILDPWRIPSSQQAQQIPFLINTNGLIQSSNALYPVLEGNEGVNQADPQQKSSDYSNQLMSKPLMELASRGDEAEQTRNVKAEENDQDQGSRDGDGLNNLSRNFLGNININSSGNNEYTSWGSNSSWTGFTSNNSTGHLSF; encoded by the exons ATGGTTTTCTCATCTCTTCCAGTGAATCAGTTTGATTCACATAACTGGCAGCAG CAAGGGAGCCAACAGCAGCTAGACTGTGTTACAACTGACCAGAACCCTAGTAGTTACTTACGGCAGCTCTCATCACCACCGGCTTCTCAGGCTGGCTCGAGCCAAACTAGAGTGAATTCGATGGTGGAACGTGCTCGGATCGCGAAAGTCCCATTGCCTGAAGCAGCTCTAAATTGCCCTAGATGTGACTCTACCAATACAAAGTTTTGTTACTTCAATAACTATAGCCTTACTCAGCCTCGCCATTTCTGCAAAACATGTCGCCGCTATTGGACACGTGGTGGTGCCCTGAGGAATGTTCCTGTTGGAGGAGGCTTTAGGAGGAACAAGAGAAGCAAATCCAACGGCGGGAGATCGAAATCTACTGTCTTGGTCTCGGCTGATAACAATACCACTACTTCATCACTTACTTCCCACCCAAGTTACTCAAACCCTAGCAAGTTTCTTAGCTACGGCCAAAGCCCGGGGTTTACTTCCAACTTACCCATCTTGCCTCCTCTCCAAAGCCTTGGATCAGACTACAATTCAAGCAACAATGGGTTAGATTTTGGCGGCATTCAAATAAGCAACGTGATAAGTGGGATGAGTTCTAGTGGTCGGATCTTGGACCCATGGAGGATACCTTCATCGCAACAAGCTCAACAGATCCCTTTCTTAATCAACACTAACGGGTTGATACAATCTTCGAATGCGTTATATCCAGTACTAGAAGGTAATGAAGGTGTTAATCAAGCCGATCCACAACAAAAGAGTAGTGACTATTCCAATCAGCTAATGTCTAAACCCTTGATGGAGTTGGCTTCACGCGGAGATGAAGCCGAGCAAACGAGAAATGTGAAGGCCGAAGAGAATGATCAGGATCAGGGTAGTAGAGATGGGGATGGACTAAATAACTTATCGAGAAACTTTTTGGGGAATATTAACATAAACTCATCCGGGAACAATGAATACACATCATGGGGCAGTAATAGTTCTTGGACCGGTTTCACCTCCAACAACTCGACAGGCCATCTCTCATTCTAA
- the LOC104791826 gene encoding ubiquitin-conjugating enzyme E2 14, whose protein sequence is MANNQASLLLQKQLKDLCKKPVDGFSAGLVDETNVFQWSVSIMGPPDTLYEGGFFNAIMTFPENYPVSPPTVTFTSEMWHPNVYADGKVCISILHPPGDDPNGYELASERWTPVHTVESIVLSIISMLSGPNDESPANVEAAKEWRDNRAEFRKKVSRCVRRSQEML, encoded by the exons ATGGCAAACAATCAAGCaagccttcttcttcagaaacaacttaaag ATCTGTGCAAGAAGCCTGTTGATGGTTTCTCAGCTGGCCTCGTTGATGAGACTAACGTTTTCCAATGGAGCGTCTCAATTATGGGTCCTCCTGATACTTTGTA TGAAGGTGGTTTTTTTAATGCAATTATGACGTTTCCAGAGAATTATCCAGTTAGTCCACCAACAGTGACGTTCACCTCAGAGATGTGGCATCCTAATG TTTATGCTGATGGAAAAGTTTGCATTTCTATTCTTCATCCTCCTGGTGATGATCCTAATGGATACGAGCTTGCCTCAGAACGTTGGACCCCTGTTCATACg GTAGAAAGCATTGTGTTGAGTATCATATCGATGCTCTCGGGTCCCAACGACGAGTCACCCGCGAATGTGGAAGCAGCAAAGGAATGGAGAGACAACAGAGCAGAGTTTAGGAAGAAAGTGAGTCGCTGTGTCAGAAGATCGCAAGAGATGCTGTGA